The proteins below are encoded in one region of uncultured Eubacteriales bacterium:
- the yisY gene encoding AB hydrolase superfamily protein YisY: MGFYICIDNNVKVYVEDVNPAGRETVLFIHGWPGNHNLFEYQFNYMPQMGYRCIGMDYRGFGQSDRPWTGYDYDRLSDDIRCVVNSMKLHNFTLLGHSTGGAICVRYMARHRGYGVSKLVLCAAAAPSVIERPYFPYGLKKQDVLSIIEGVYKDRPQTLREFGNTVFFNPVSAALSDWIFQLGLQAASWSTAAIAYTWLGEEELFNDLKKIHVPTLILHGLNDQVCLYPLALAQNESIKNSKLVPLESCGHFLFYDQREKFNKELIGFIER, encoded by the coding sequence ATGGGATTTTACATATGTATCGACAACAATGTAAAAGTTTATGTAGAAGATGTCAATCCTGCAGGCAGGGAAACGGTTCTCTTCATACACGGCTGGCCTGGAAACCATAACTTGTTTGAATACCAGTTTAACTATATGCCCCAAATGGGGTACAGATGTATCGGAATGGATTACAGAGGGTTCGGCCAATCTGACAGACCGTGGACGGGATATGACTATGATCGTCTGTCGGATGATATCCGATGCGTGGTCAATTCGATGAAATTACATAACTTTACGCTTTTGGGCCATTCTACAGGCGGCGCTATTTGCGTCCGGTATATGGCAAGACACAGGGGATACGGAGTGTCAAAGCTTGTTCTCTGTGCCGCGGCGGCTCCAAGCGTTATTGAGCGACCGTATTTTCCATACGGCTTGAAAAAACAAGACGTGCTGAGCATAATAGAGGGGGTATATAAAGACCGACCCCAAACTCTAAGGGAATTTGGAAATACGGTCTTTTTTAACCCTGTCAGCGCTGCTTTGTCCGACTGGATTTTTCAATTAGGGCTGCAGGCAGCCAGTTGGTCTACTGCAGCTATTGCATACACATGGTTGGGTGAAGAAGAATTGTTTAATGATCTTAAAAAAATACATGTTCCCACGCTGATTCTTCATGGTCTCAACGATCAAGTGTGTTTATATCCGTTGGCGTTAGCTCAAAATGAAAGTATAAAAAATTCCAAGCTTGTCCCGCTGGAATCATGCGGACACTTTCTGTTTTATGATCAGCGTGAAAAATTTAATAAAGAGCTGATTGGGTTTATCGAAAGATAG
- a CDS encoding hypothetical protein (Evidence 5 : No homology to any previously reported sequences), translated as MAEPSVIHSDTSVPHLGHIVKLVFKQVMVSRPAVYEENRFPACRIDIFYINFYIVVDTYVKSHSKASVHYFYNSILFFGKGNNTPPMCKSLKIKLGKVHLFISNRNCVIFLWKRFNYML; from the coding sequence TTGGCCGAACCCTCTGTAATCCATTCCGATACATCTGTACCCCATTTGGGGCATATAGTTAAACTGGTATTCAAACAAGTTATGGTTTCCAGGCCAGCCGTGTATGAAGAGAACCGTTTCCCTGCCTGCAGGATTGACATCTTCTACATAAACTTTTACATTGTTGTCGATACATATGTAAAATCCCATTCTAAGGCCTCCGTTCATTATTTCTATAACTCTATTTTATTCTTTGGCAAGGGAAATAACACACCACCAATGTGCAAGTCTCTAAAAATTAAGCTTGGAAAGGTACACCTTTTCATCAGCAATAGGAATTGCGTAATCTTCCTGTGGAAACGATTTAATTATATGTTATAA
- a CDS encoding conserved membrane hypothetical protein (Evidence 4 : Homologs of previously reported genes of unknown function), with the protein MKRAHSVSDSLPLAITLAFSGGLMDAYSYLERGHVFANAQTGNIVLFSINLTTGNFMLALTYLLPVVAFAIGIALASLLRIHYRGRPRVHWRQIVVLIEALLFFCVAFIPQSFNLLANSLISFACGAQVESFRKVQNKEMGIATTMCIGNLRSGVQAICEYHVTKNKATLKRGLYAFTIIIGFALGAVVCGNLLLTFLQEKSILLSCALMLAAFCAMLIQDRECESENIVRD; encoded by the coding sequence ATGAAACGTGCACATAGCGTATCTGATTCTCTTCCGCTAGCCATTACGCTGGCTTTTTCGGGCGGGCTGATGGACGCTTATTCTTACCTGGAACGAGGACATGTCTTTGCCAATGCGCAGACGGGAAATATCGTGTTATTCAGCATCAATCTTACAACAGGAAACTTTATGCTGGCATTAACCTATCTATTGCCTGTAGTGGCCTTTGCCATTGGTATCGCGCTTGCCTCCCTTCTACGGATTCATTATCGCGGCAGGCCACGTGTACATTGGCGGCAAATAGTTGTTCTTATCGAGGCACTTCTCTTTTTCTGTGTTGCTTTTATACCCCAGTCTTTCAATCTTCTGGCAAACAGTCTTATATCATTTGCCTGCGGCGCACAGGTGGAGAGTTTTCGCAAAGTGCAAAACAAGGAAATGGGCATAGCCACCACCATGTGTATAGGAAATTTACGATCCGGCGTGCAAGCCATATGTGAATACCATGTCACCAAAAACAAGGCGACGCTTAAAAGAGGGCTTTATGCATTTACAATTATTATTGGATTTGCGCTGGGCGCCGTCGTATGCGGAAATTTATTGCTCACTTTTCTGCAAGAAAAAAGTATCCTTTTATCCTGTGCATTGATGTTGGCGGCTTTCTGCGCAATGCTTATACAAGATAGAGAATGTGAATCAGAAAATATAGTGCGGGACTGA
- a CDS encoding conserved exported hypothetical protein (Evidence 4 : Homologs of previously reported genes of unknown function) codes for MWWKKNKWKVMLPAAVLAVLAFAFWYGGSAPGLQGWTVGIPVPSPSVEAVTPRPSAPAETPEPTETPGPTPEAVTPGPAETAEPSPSPSLFPADGLASRPSGEEGRLTVEEKTALAAEIAGGSSAAVQDGDAEYSQTQGMEINPTTGKDKYLTDPVPEGKPLPVEPQNVTISATAYTCTLSVRCDTILNNMDWLDSNKAELVPEDGVIFPATEVTFYEGESVFNVLLREMKRAKIHMEFENTPIYNSAYIEGINNLYEFDCGELSGWMYKVNDWFPNYGCSRYALKPGDVVEWVYTCDLGVDVGGYYAAR; via the coding sequence ATGTGGTGGAAGAAAAACAAATGGAAGGTGATGCTTCCTGCGGCGGTTCTCGCTGTGCTGGCATTTGCTTTCTGGTACGGGGGGAGCGCCCCCGGCCTGCAGGGATGGACGGTCGGCATTCCAGTCCCCAGCCCATCGGTGGAGGCGGTTACGCCCAGGCCCAGCGCACCTGCCGAGACTCCAGAGCCCACGGAGACTCCCGGGCCCACGCCGGAGGCCGTGACACCGGGTCCCGCTGAAACGGCGGAGCCTAGTCCGTCACCCTCGCTGTTTCCGGCGGATGGTCTGGCCTCCCGTCCCAGCGGGGAGGAGGGGAGGCTCACGGTGGAGGAGAAGACGGCTCTGGCCGCCGAAATAGCCGGTGGCTCTTCCGCCGCTGTTCAGGACGGGGACGCCGAATATTCCCAAACTCAGGGCATGGAGATAAACCCAACTACCGGCAAGGATAAATATCTGACAGACCCGGTGCCGGAGGGGAAACCTCTCCCGGTGGAGCCTCAGAACGTGACCATCTCCGCCACCGCCTATACCTGCACGCTCTCCGTCCGGTGCGACACCATCCTGAACAATATGGACTGGCTTGACTCGAACAAGGCGGAGCTCGTGCCTGAGGACGGGGTAATTTTTCCCGCTACCGAGGTTACGTTCTACGAAGGGGAGAGTGTCTTCAACGTCCTCCTGCGAGAGATGAAAAGGGCGAAGATTCATATGGAGTTTGAGAATACGCCCATCTATAACAGTGCCTACATTGAGGGCATCAATAACCTCTACGAGTTCGACTGCGGAGAGCTCTCCGGCTGGATGTACAAGGTGAACGACTGGTTCCCCAACTATGGCTGCTCCCGCTATGCCCTTAAGCCCGGCGATGTGGTTGAATGGGTCTATACCTGCGACTTGGGCGTGGACGTGGGCGGATATTATGCCGCACGTTAA
- a CDS encoding conserved exported hypothetical protein (Evidence 4 : Homologs of previously reported genes of unknown function), whose translation MKSFKQRGLGFLLAAALLVGVSAPAHAAVSDDTLASAVDDAAAYMYKTVKSPQVGSIGGEWAVLGLARSGYEVPKEYYQDYYATVEAYVKACGGILHTKKYTEYSRVIVALSSIGKDARNVAGYDLTKALGDFEKTIWQGINGPIWALIALDAGSYPMPQNPGAATQATRQMYVDEILSRQLADGGWSLNGVGGAATPSDPDITGMALQALAKYQDQSAVAKATQDALACMSKMQGTDGGFSSWGNANLESSVQMLVALCELGVSIDDSRFVKNGKTILDNVMSFYRAGAGFLHTLDGSGSNQMATEQGFYALAAVQRGRAGKNSLYRMGDALSIPDAVSASATKGAGLGGKHADVKTMPVTAPGKTFADIVSSPNITAIEALATRGIINGKSNGNFDPEGSMTRSEFAKIVVVALGLPPGANDKFPDVAVAAWYASYVGAANAYGIVNGGSDGSFNPLGTISRQETAVMAANAAKLCGMDITMDTGAVRDMLSQFPDYTASAAWAQPALAFCYREEILSQGDADIRPTEPVTRGEVAQMLFNLLDSANLL comes from the coding sequence ATGAAGAGTTTCAAGCAGCGGGGTCTCGGTTTCTTGCTGGCTGCCGCACTGCTGGTAGGGGTGAGTGCGCCTGCCCACGCCGCGGTATCGGATGATACCCTGGCAAGCGCCGTGGACGACGCGGCGGCGTACATGTATAAGACCGTCAAAAGCCCACAGGTGGGGTCCATCGGCGGGGAGTGGGCGGTGTTGGGCCTGGCCCGGAGTGGCTACGAGGTGCCGAAGGAGTACTATCAGGACTATTACGCCACTGTGGAGGCCTACGTCAAGGCTTGCGGCGGTATACTGCACACGAAAAAGTATACCGAGTACTCCCGGGTCATCGTAGCCCTCTCATCCATCGGCAAGGACGCCAGGAACGTAGCAGGGTACGATCTTACCAAGGCACTGGGGGATTTCGAAAAGACCATTTGGCAGGGCATAAACGGCCCCATTTGGGCTCTTATAGCCCTGGACGCGGGGAGTTATCCCATGCCCCAAAACCCTGGTGCGGCGACCCAGGCCACCCGGCAGATGTACGTGGACGAGATACTCTCCCGTCAGTTGGCGGACGGTGGCTGGAGCCTGAATGGCGTCGGCGGGGCAGCCACCCCGTCCGACCCCGACATCACCGGTATGGCCCTCCAGGCGCTTGCCAAGTATCAGGATCAGAGCGCGGTGGCGAAAGCCACGCAGGATGCCCTGGCGTGCATGTCAAAAATGCAGGGTACGGACGGCGGTTTTTCTTCCTGGGGTAACGCCAACCTTGAGAGCAGCGTGCAAATGCTGGTAGCCCTGTGCGAGTTGGGCGTCTCTATCGATGACAGCCGCTTTGTCAAGAACGGCAAGACCATCCTGGACAATGTAATGTCCTTTTACCGTGCGGGCGCTGGTTTCCTGCACACGCTGGATGGCTCCGGAAGCAACCAGATGGCTACAGAGCAGGGCTTTTACGCACTGGCCGCCGTGCAGCGGGGAAGGGCAGGGAAGAATAGCCTCTACCGTATGGGGGACGCCCTTTCCATCCCAGACGCCGTGAGCGCGAGCGCCACCAAGGGCGCGGGCCTGGGGGGCAAGCACGCCGACGTGAAGACAATGCCGGTTACCGCGCCAGGTAAAACCTTTGCGGACATCGTATCTAGCCCCAATATCACTGCCATTGAGGCCCTGGCGACCCGGGGCATCATTAACGGCAAGAGTAACGGCAACTTCGACCCCGAGGGCAGCATGACCCGTTCCGAGTTTGCCAAAATTGTGGTGGTCGCGCTGGGACTGCCGCCCGGGGCCAACGATAAATTCCCCGATGTGGCCGTTGCCGCCTGGTATGCCTCCTACGTGGGAGCGGCCAACGCCTATGGCATCGTCAACGGCGGCAGCGATGGCAGCTTTAACCCCCTGGGTACCATCTCCCGGCAGGAGACCGCCGTCATGGCAGCCAACGCTGCCAAGCTATGCGGGATGGATATTACTATGGATACCGGTGCGGTGCGGGATATGCTTTCCCAGTTCCCGGACTACACCGCGAGCGCCGCCTGGGCGCAGCCCGCTCTGGCGTTCTGCTACCGGGAGGAGATCTTAAGTCAGGGCGACGCTGACATCCGGCCCACAGAACCCGTTACCCGGGGTGAGGTGGCCCAGATGCTCTTCAACCTTTTGGACAGCGCCAATCTGCTGTAA
- a CDS encoding exported hypothetical protein (Evidence 5 : No homology to any previously reported sequences), whose amino-acid sequence MKNRTWTKRFLSGLLALIMVFSLLPSAVLAHESFNEETSAIMTTSDVPEKEASLTEEVPDEEVSAGITPLNALEEEPADGGETTAITVDFTAQAANAFLCAPQLGIEVTSDLAESYGYTDGVKDGVSALDVLVKATETIFGDDFRTETKDAYLEVDDGGIKTIFGVETMNCGFSVNGKQPHGDTLSEGYYAGYTVADAAIANNDLVEFYLYQDDWALDNCVEFTIDKAARITSYDLSAGYGKVFYLYGYSIGWYGCSDEQTLQAKRAPIGDAQLCYINAETGEKTDIDGAVTDDLGTVTLKINIPGEYLVSAYIPDAEIEDGAVPVIMPLLKVNVYAAPVFGSLELYENQAAYKNGDAPIPFTPAFESSKLTGYTVTVPDYTTSFFVAAKVPGASDIAGGGGFTIGSQEYMVMYSNSYGGWSNNAYTAAAFTKGYVDIYIRHNNNKTTNYQIHVDQFTTLKALAVDGVMTPGFDKATEAYHVYADSSKDGIDITATPYSSGYEITINGEKVTNGTAYKLKYKWDVNDTMEVSIKVSGTGKQDNTYTLLIEKEPLENKPFIVSQPKGAVYVIGGQTSATPLDVRASAEGVLSYQWYSNDTNSAEDASPIANATSASYTPAVDMTGTTYYFCRITNTAQTSGNVTDTDIVSITVYPDPTPVVTIMNTVPDLPSDGPYKDTKGYVYDVDASATPLEVKCRSAAEGGTWSGYWIRGNSNTSHSGSVLDAAWTITPETGIARANDTGNWYSYKAKYTFNGKTYTVDSDYIYVYVKAAAVPDNIISTQPKSAEYTQGSTAGSLAVALKSPIYGTVAYQWYENTADSTVSGAPIAGATNTSYSLGTLTQLGTKYYYCIITSTLQGMSSQLTSSVAAITVKEDDTPPIVIPFTGSGTEKEPYQLSAAADFASIASLVAQGYSFEGMYFAMQNDIALSKDWIGIGMLKAGATNAGNGTNILPFSGTLDGKNHTLSFAEGGKALLTYAREATVQNLNIYAPYIADYALLTNYVVDYGEDGNYNSGTGGSYAPGCPDTLDVINVTLKSGSIIRMGGFLGGYASGGNVCNFTNCMVEPNVKIGYNKTTGASSGSSGVGSFAGEVSGKFLNCVSYADVYGVNNVGGIGGVKGQSMGPYSYSNCEFYGTITGTGSCVGGIAAAGYNSISAPNTPCTSIQNCIVSADITGTDKVGGILGGENGIAQNWSNAYVRNNVFSGTLKATGEGGVSGGIIGYFRSLNKTNIIENNYYCADGIERSIGRADYVDTSCKSHETELCKNYFDTSVELPTEPASVSRKDHNRTDDPLGADSDKLGKKVTAAEMADGSLVGPLNNGEGSYKNWVQGEEGYPSHIDKPVVYELAISGNYKGEYYLGETLNLDGIVFTAKWSDGTITTPTIGGKDGVTISGFDSGRRAVQTLTATCGAAKAEFIVTVLKKPVAADTITVYFTLLGDEIHDSEKDGKVHTLKNSNLKTWIEKTSYTVDINATAADVFKKALKDAGLEFEGDDNNLYKTLYVSGVQVPGTSTMLSEFTNGPRSGWMYTLNAKHPNLGLAQQFLENGDKIVFHYTDDYTVEEGSDSWNSGSSSTAATTTLTPTATVSGGTASVSLDLADMKDAIASAKTSGGDIVIAPKVKGTVTAAQVTLARDALDAVAGQTDVSLMVQTQVGSVTLPNGVLSSIVSQTAGSTILISVEYIETTSLTAQQQVLVSGSAVFDISILSDGKKITGFDGKSITISLPYTLKAGESADGVAVWYLDDAGKLTSMACTYNKNTGLATFTTTHLSTYVVGYDAWTNSFADVRSGAWYYDAVKYAVQNGLFTGTTTTTFGPETDMSRAMLVTVLYRLEGKPAVTAGATFTDVENGQWYTDAVRWANATGIITGYDSGMFGTNDSVTREQLAAILYRYADYKGYDTTGADDLSAYSDASGVSPYARSAMEWAVDAGLITGITTGGLLPGDSASRAQVATILMRFVENVVK is encoded by the coding sequence ATGAAAAATCGAACCTGGACCAAACGATTTCTCTCCGGGCTGCTGGCTCTGATCATGGTATTTAGCCTGCTGCCCTCGGCGGTGCTGGCACACGAATCCTTCAACGAGGAGACATCTGCCATTATGACCACTTCGGACGTTCCTGAGAAGGAGGCCTCACTAACGGAGGAGGTCCCCGATGAGGAGGTGTCCGCTGGCATAACTCCTTTAAATGCTTTGGAGGAGGAGCCTGCAGATGGAGGAGAAACGACTGCCATAACGGTTGATTTCACGGCGCAAGCAGCAAACGCATTCCTGTGTGCGCCGCAACTTGGCATCGAGGTCACTAGCGATCTTGCCGAGAGCTACGGCTACACAGACGGTGTAAAAGATGGCGTTTCTGCGCTGGATGTGCTGGTGAAGGCAACGGAAACCATCTTCGGCGATGATTTTAGAACTGAGACGAAGGATGCCTATCTGGAGGTGGATGATGGCGGCATCAAGACCATTTTTGGCGTGGAGACCATGAATTGCGGCTTTTCGGTAAATGGCAAGCAGCCCCATGGCGATACGCTGAGTGAGGGGTACTACGCCGGATACACGGTTGCGGATGCTGCGATTGCCAACAATGATCTGGTCGAGTTTTATCTTTATCAGGATGATTGGGCGCTGGATAACTGCGTGGAATTCACCATAGATAAAGCTGCGCGTATCACCTCCTACGATTTATCCGCGGGATATGGAAAAGTTTTTTATCTCTATGGTTATTCCATTGGCTGGTATGGTTGCAGCGATGAGCAGACCCTGCAAGCCAAAAGGGCGCCGATCGGGGACGCGCAGCTCTGCTATATCAACGCGGAAACCGGCGAGAAAACCGATATCGACGGCGCAGTGACCGACGACCTCGGCACCGTGACGCTGAAAATCAATATCCCAGGCGAATACCTTGTTTCCGCCTACATTCCTGACGCAGAGATTGAGGATGGAGCAGTCCCGGTAATTATGCCGCTGCTAAAGGTCAACGTTTACGCTGCTCCTGTATTTGGGAGCCTTGAGCTGTATGAAAACCAGGCCGCGTACAAAAACGGCGACGCTCCGATCCCGTTTACACCCGCATTTGAAAGCTCCAAACTGACCGGCTATACCGTTACGGTTCCTGATTATACCACCAGTTTCTTTGTCGCGGCCAAGGTTCCCGGTGCGAGCGATATCGCTGGTGGAGGTGGCTTTACCATTGGATCCCAGGAATACATGGTTATGTATAGTAATTCGTATGGCGGCTGGTCAAACAATGCTTATACCGCCGCTGCGTTCACAAAAGGCTACGTTGACATCTATATCAGGCATAATAACAACAAGACGACGAATTACCAGATCCATGTTGATCAATTCACCACACTAAAGGCGCTTGCCGTCGACGGCGTGATGACGCCCGGCTTTGACAAGGCGACCGAAGCATATCATGTCTACGCGGACAGCAGCAAGGACGGCATAGACATTACGGCCACCCCCTATAGCAGTGGTTATGAAATCACCATTAACGGCGAAAAGGTTACGAACGGCACAGCTTACAAATTGAAATACAAGTGGGATGTAAATGACACCATGGAGGTGTCCATCAAGGTCAGCGGGACCGGCAAGCAGGACAATACCTATACCCTGTTGATTGAAAAAGAGCCTTTAGAGAATAAGCCTTTCATTGTAAGTCAGCCTAAGGGTGCCGTTTATGTGATCGGCGGACAGACCTCCGCAACACCCTTAGATGTCCGCGCCAGCGCCGAAGGAGTGTTGTCTTACCAGTGGTACAGCAACGATACAAATTCCGCGGAAGATGCCAGCCCGATTGCGAACGCGACCTCCGCTAGCTACACACCCGCGGTCGACATGACTGGTACTACCTATTACTTCTGCCGCATAACCAATACCGCGCAGACAAGCGGCAATGTAACTGATACGGATATTGTCTCCATTACGGTGTATCCAGACCCCACGCCCGTCGTGACGATCATGAATACGGTACCGGACCTGCCCAGTGATGGTCCCTATAAGGATACGAAGGGATATGTATACGACGTGGACGCTTCCGCCACTCCCCTTGAGGTGAAGTGCAGATCCGCGGCGGAGGGCGGCACATGGAGCGGATACTGGATCAGGGGCAACTCCAATACCAGCCATAGCGGCTCTGTCCTGGATGCGGCGTGGACCATCACGCCTGAAACAGGGATCGCCAGAGCAAATGATACGGGGAACTGGTATTCTTATAAGGCGAAATATACTTTTAATGGAAAAACCTATACGGTTGATTCCGATTATATTTATGTATACGTAAAGGCGGCGGCAGTGCCCGACAACATCATCAGCACTCAGCCTAAAAGCGCCGAGTATACGCAAGGTAGCACAGCTGGCAGCTTGGCTGTTGCCCTGAAATCTCCTATTTATGGCACGGTGGCTTATCAATGGTATGAGAATACGGCGGACAGTACTGTGAGTGGCGCCCCCATTGCGGGTGCTACAAATACTTCTTACAGCTTGGGTACTCTTACGCAGCTCGGCACAAAGTACTATTACTGCATCATAACCTCCACCCTGCAGGGAATGAGTTCACAATTGACCTCCAGCGTGGCCGCGATCACTGTAAAAGAGGATGACACTCCCCCTATTGTAATCCCGTTTACCGGCTCCGGTACGGAGAAGGAGCCCTATCAGCTTTCCGCTGCAGCCGATTTTGCCTCAATTGCGTCCCTGGTCGCACAGGGCTACAGCTTTGAGGGAATGTATTTTGCCATGCAGAACGACATCGCCCTCTCGAAAGACTGGATTGGTATCGGTATGCTGAAAGCCGGTGCGACAAACGCCGGTAACGGAACCAATATTCTCCCATTTTCCGGGACACTGGATGGCAAAAATCACACGCTTAGCTTTGCGGAAGGAGGTAAGGCGCTACTGACCTATGCGCGGGAGGCGACGGTCCAGAACCTGAACATCTACGCCCCATATATAGCGGACTATGCGCTTCTCACCAATTACGTGGTGGACTATGGCGAGGACGGCAATTACAACAGCGGCACCGGCGGAAGCTATGCCCCAGGCTGCCCAGATACCCTTGACGTGATTAACGTCACCCTGAAAAGCGGCTCAATCATCAGAATGGGCGGTTTCCTAGGTGGTTATGCCTCTGGCGGGAATGTCTGCAATTTCACAAATTGCATGGTGGAGCCTAATGTTAAGATCGGCTACAACAAGACCACCGGTGCATCTTCCGGCTCATCCGGTGTAGGCTCGTTTGCGGGCGAGGTAAGCGGAAAGTTTCTGAACTGTGTCAGCTATGCAGATGTCTACGGCGTAAACAATGTGGGCGGCATAGGAGGAGTGAAAGGCCAGTCTATGGGCCCCTACTCCTACAGCAACTGTGAGTTCTATGGCACCATTACCGGGACTGGAAGCTGCGTCGGCGGCATCGCAGCGGCAGGCTATAACTCTATTTCTGCGCCAAATACTCCCTGTACCAGCATTCAAAACTGTATCGTCTCAGCGGATATCACCGGTACGGATAAGGTCGGCGGTATTCTGGGCGGCGAAAACGGTATCGCCCAAAACTGGAGCAACGCTTATGTTCGCAACAATGTTTTTAGCGGTACGCTGAAAGCAACGGGTGAGGGAGGCGTATCCGGGGGCATCATTGGCTATTTCCGCTCGCTAAATAAGACAAATATCATTGAGAATAACTATTATTGCGCGGACGGTATTGAAAGAAGTATCGGCAGAGCGGATTATGTGGACACCAGCTGTAAGTCCCATGAGACGGAGTTATGTAAAAACTACTTTGATACCTCAGTTGAGCTTCCTACGGAGCCTGCCAGTGTTTCCAGAAAGGATCACAACCGTACAGACGATCCGTTAGGCGCCGACAGCGACAAGTTAGGCAAAAAGGTTACTGCTGCAGAAATGGCTGACGGTTCTCTTGTGGGGCCACTTAATAACGGCGAAGGCAGCTATAAGAACTGGGTGCAAGGCGAGGAAGGCTACCCCAGCCACATCGACAAACCTGTCGTCTATGAATTGGCTATTTCTGGAAACTACAAGGGCGAATATTATCTTGGAGAAACGCTGAATCTTGACGGAATTGTTTTCACTGCAAAATGGAGCGATGGAACGATAACCACCCCCACCATCGGAGGTAAGGATGGCGTAACAATCAGTGGCTTTGACAGCGGCAGGCGGGCGGTGCAGACATTGACGGCCACCTGTGGTGCTGCTAAGGCAGAGTTTATCGTAACGGTGCTGAAAAAACCGGTGGCAGCGGACACGATCACGGTGTACTTCACGCTGCTGGGCGACGAAATCCATGATAGCGAGAAAGACGGAAAGGTTCATACACTGAAAAACAGCAATCTGAAGACTTGGATCGAGAAGACCTCGTATACAGTGGACATCAACGCAACGGCGGCCGACGTGTTTAAGAAGGCGCTTAAGGACGCAGGCCTCGAGTTTGAAGGCGATGACAACAATCTATATAAAACCCTTTATGTCTCCGGCGTGCAAGTGCCTGGCACCAGCACGATGCTAAGCGAGTTTACCAACGGGCCACGGTCCGGTTGGATGTACACGCTTAACGCTAAGCATCCCAATCTGGGGCTGGCCCAGCAGTTCCTGGAGAATGGCGATAAAATTGTTTTCCATTATACTGACGACTATACCGTAGAAGAGGGCAGCGATAGTTGGAACAGTGGTTCAAGTAGTACCGCTGCCACTACGACCCTTACACCGACAGCTACGGTCAGTGGTGGAACTGCCAGTGTGTCCCTGGATCTGGCGGACATGAAAGACGCCATCGCCAGTGCGAAAACCAGCGGTGGCGATATCGTGATTGCGCCGAAAGTCAAGGGTACGGTAACGGCGGCCCAGGTCACTCTTGCCAGGGACGCGCTGGACGCGGTAGCCGGACAGACGGATGTAAGCCTGATGGTGCAGACCCAGGTCGGCAGTGTGACCCTCCCCAACGGCGTGCTGTCGTCCATCGTCTCCCAGACGGCGGGCTCTACCATTTTAATTAGCGTCGAATACATAGAAACAACCTCCCTGACTGCGCAGCAGCAGGTGCTTGTGAGCGGTAGCGCGGTGTTCGACATATCCATTCTGAGTGACGGCAAGAAGATCACCGGCTTTGACGGCAAGAGCATCACCATCTCCCTGCCCTACACGCTGAAAGCCGGCGAGAGCGCCGACGGCGTCGCGGTCTGGTATCTGGATGATGCGGGCAAGCTCACGAGTATGGCCTGCACCTACAATAAGAACACAGGCCTTGCCACCTTTACCACCACGCACCTCTCCACCTATGTAGTGGGCTATGATGCCTGGACCAATTCCTTTGCCGACGTGCGGAGCGGCGCATGGTACTATGACGCAGTGAAGTACGCCGTCCAGAACGGCCTCTTTACCGGTACCACCACGACCACCTTTGGCCCGGAGACCGACATGTCCCGCGCCATGCTGGTGACTGTGCTCTACCGCCTGGAGGGCAAGCCTGCGGTGACCGCTGGGGCCACCTTCACAGATGTGGAGAACGGCCAGTGGTACACCGACGCCGTGCGTTGGGCCAACGCCACCGGTATCATAACAGGGTATGACAGCGGTATGTTCGGCACCAACGACAGCGTGACCCGTGAGCAGCTGGCGGCGATCCTCTACCGCTATGCAGACTATAAGGGCTACGACACCACCGGGGCAGACGACCTTTCAGCCTACTCCGACGCCTCCGGCGTCTCGCCCTATGCGCGGAGCGCTATGGAGTGGGCTGTGGACGCAGGCCTGATTACAGGAATCACCACTGGCGGCCTTCTCCCCGGCGATAGCGCGTCCCGCGCTCAGGTAGCAACCATCCTCATGCGGTTTGTCGAGAACGTTGTGAAGTAA